AAGATAAATAGATATATACTCTGCAATAGTGTGTGTAAATGAGAATTATTCTGATAATCAATCTTTTATTTCTCCAGCATCATTAGTTACActtgtgtctgtctatgtgtgtatgtgtgtgtgtgtgcacgctttaTCTGACGGTGACTCCGAGTTTCTCAAGCACTCGTACGCCCTTCTCTTGGTACTCCTCCCTGGTGAGCCAGAAGTTGTCCTTGTCCTTCATGATGTCTGCAAGCACAGCCCCTCCCAGGAAAACCATGTGTTTACGCCGAGGAGGGTCCTCGATGCGGATCTTAAATTTCTATAAGGGAAAACAAGCCAAGTGGGGTTTAGAATATGAGAAGTGGTCTGATGCCTAACATGCTGAAATTCATATGCTTACAATATAACATAAAATAGCAGACATTAGCATGGTGAGATTAAAATACTGACGGTTTTTGTATTTATGCATGGCATTTAAAGGGGTTGGGGGAAAAAGTACCCTCTTTTTTGTGTATCCGATTTCCTCAATGAAGTCCATTGCAGCTCACTGAAGTCAAAGCATTGTTTCTGTTTATATCTAGTGGTTGTTTCTATTACTGCACTACATTTTGGTTAAAGATGGATTCTGCTGGTTTGGACTTAACATTTAATACTAAATTCTTTTAGCAGGcacttttatctaaagcgacatacaaatagttCATTTATAAAGTACAACAGAAGATCAATGATCAGAAGTGTGTGGTTCAACAGAATTTGGTTTGAGTCAACACTTatatctacatttagtcatttagcagacgctcttatccagagcgactcacagtaagtacagggacattcccccgaggcaagcagggtgaagtgcattgcccacaacgtcatttagcgtcatttggcacggccgggaattgaactggccttcagattactagcccgattccctaaccgctcagccacctgactcccacccttAAAATatgccttttttttttgtttaactGAACTGGAACTGTGTATTTACTAGCCTCATTGCAAAGTACAATATGACATATAATCTGTCAGTGGTGTGTGTATTGTCTTTGCATTGTTGTAACTGAAAGCGTGCATGTGTGTCGCTCACCGAGAGCTTATCGACGTCTCCTTTCAGCACGCGCTCCAGGTAGAGCTGCTtgagctctctctccagtcgAGAGGGCAGGCCGGGGTACATGGTGGAGCCCCCCGACAACACAATGTGTTTGTAGAACTCAGACCTGCGaaagacacacataaacagaggAATATTAATTATACATTGGCAGAAATTGACCTTTTATGAAAGATACAGTATATGGCATGATCTGGTCCTACATAAACACTGTCACAAATGTAAAAGGTTGAAATAGGTAAATAAAAAACTTTGAATACTGAATTGTCATACATCATCCATATTACATTCTAATAATAACAGAAACAATAATAAACAGAAACCTTCAACTTTGGGATTAGGTCTTATAAAAGGCATACATTAAAATGTATGTCACAGAACTGGGAAtggggaaaaaaaggttttgggaTCGAACTTGCTGGCACAGGATCTCACCTGGTGTCGATGTCTGCTGCCTGGATGGTGTTGAAGAGAAGCTCtgctacccccaccccctccacgttGATGAGGTGGGGTTGGAACAGAGCCTCAGGGGCCTCAAACCTCTCACCTCCCACCTTGATCACCCTACCATCAGGCAGCTAGATAGAAGGAGAGACATCTTAAAAACATTTTGGGCTattgttttttcccccccctGACAGTTCAGGATGAGAAGAACAATTGTATTTTGTGTGTCTGAGAAAGAGCatttgaaactagagagggcaagcacacccaaataggaTTGGGTGAACAGTCAGATTTATGTGAAACATATTTCCAAATTCTGAAGTTTaggtatggtgtgtgtctgtgggtatgTTCATAGAAAGCCTCTATTCACGAGTCGCATATAAAAAAACGAAACTGTGCTGTAGCCACACAGGTCCACATGTGCCAAATACAAATCTTGGCCTGGTGCATTTAGCCTATGCGGTTTAGTTCAATAGAAAATGGCATGTTTGAAGAAGAAATTCTGCTGGCCAGAATATCCTGGTAATATACCTAGTTATCAGCATCGACAGCTAACAATGTGCATGTAGCATGCATTAGTAAGTTTAATCCCATTTGGGTCAGCTTGCCTGGAAACCAGATGGTAGGGTGCAAGCGCTTTCACTAGCTACATATTTTTCCCAAGTGTTTGGGACAGGAAAGGGAAGTTGGTTAAGACGTTCAGCACCAGTTGGAAGTAGTATATCAACGTCAAGGTACTTATTGAAAATCCCATCCCTCTGAAATGGCCATGAATCTATAAAGCTGTACGTATGACAAAGTAGTTCCTTGTCATCACTTAAGAGCTGaagttttctgtcaaaatacaAGTGGTTTAGGGTCTTGGTTCAGTCTCGAAACATAAGAAACTAGTGTACATACCTGacctaaaatgttttatttacatATGTGGAAAAGATTGTATTGCTGTTAGATATCACGAGGTATGCTGAAACCCACCGTGTAGGACTCCACCAGCACGGTGGTCTCCAGGGCCAGCTTCTGCTCCTGCTCGATGTTGTAGCCCACGTAGCACAGATTctccttcatcatcctcaccgTTTCAAAGTCGGCCGAGTGGTTGAAGGCATAGCCCCTCAGGAGCAATAACTGCAAGAATGGGGATGGGCACATGGATAAGGTGCGTGGAATGGCCGCTGAGGTGCCtgacacaggcatacacagagCAGGCGGAGGGATACCTTGCAGAGACTGCTAGTTGTGTCATTCTCACACTGGTGTAGGCAGAAAGTACCTTGATGAGGTAGCGGGTGATGTCCCTCCCGGCAATGTCTAGGCGTCGTGTCAGATGGGGCAGGCTGAAGCCCTCGTACACAGGGCAGATGTGGGTGACGCCATCGCCCGAGTCCACCACCACACCAGTTAATAGGCCTGTcgaatgcacacacaaaagatAAGTCCATCAACTGTGCTGGCTATGCTGTTAATAATCAACATTAGcagttgggtgtgtgtttgtctactgTATAAGTACAGTGGGGATATCTGTTGACAGGGCCTTGGGAGAAGTCAGCAGCAAGCACACAAAGGTTTGACATTTCACTGTCAATAAGTAACTGCTAATAAATGACATCAGAAATCACAGTTAATTTCATTGCAATAGTAATGTGTATTCAAAGTGAAAAGTGGTTGTTTGTCCTTTTTACCTTGAGCATATAGGGTTAGCACAGCTTGGATAGCAATGTAGACCCCTGTAAACTGGTACGTCTCAAACATCACCTGAAGGACCAacgggagaggaggacaagagaggaggaaagggacgTGTAAGACGTGAAACAAGTGAGGGATGTGGGGATGGAAAATGGAGAAGAAGACCTAATATGGCACGTGAACAACACAAGGCTCAGCGTCCCTCCAGATTTCGCAATTTAGTGATGATTATGAAGTGTTTTTCAGTCTTTGCACTAAGATATTACCTTTTGGTTAGATCTGTATTTCTGTACTCAATGTGCACAATTAAGTTTAATCTAATCAATTATTAATTTAATGGAGAAAGGCAAAATATGTTATTTCTAGACAGATTATTAGTAGGCGAGTGTTTGTAGTTTCACAATTGACGGATAGCTAGCAATCTCTTGGACAAAGGCaggcttgctcacacacacacctcgatgATCTTCTCCCTGTTCTTGGTGGGGTTCATCGGTGGCTCGGTGAGCAGGATCTTGCAGTTGCGTGAGTCAATGTTGAGCTTCTCGGGACCAAAGGTATAGTCCCACAGGTGTTTCATGTCGTCCCAGTTCCTGACAATGCCGTTCTCCATGGGGTAGTTCACCTCCAACATGGAGCGCAGCTCGCTGGCCTCATCCCCAACCATTAGATCCTGGGGACAGGGGTCAAATGTTGAATGAGGCATCAGAAGTGAGGTTTGGTAACAACCCTCCCGCACAAACCAATACCTTAATTACCGTAGTACTCCCCCTTTCAAGCCGCTAGTCTTAACCTCAACACTGTAATTCTTCATCACTGTACATTTTTGGGGTAAAAAGTAAAAAAGTTAAACTTTTTAACtgaaaacatttttacaataaaatgtttcatTTCAGTCTATACTGACAATTATTGATTTCTTATAACCTATTTTTAGGAGAAAAAGGTTGAATTTACCCACTTTATTTTGAATTTAAAAACCTTACTTTGAATAATGACGTTGCACAGTACTCCAAAGGCTAAGGTGATAAAAATAGGTGTGTTTTATTCCCGCTCTTGGTTAAGACAGTTTTTCTACACACAAGTGTTCCGATATTGGTCAGACTTCACTGTTTCAATTGGTGAATTTGACAACTGCCATCGTTTTCTAACTCGTCGCCGTTTCTGTTGTCAAGTATGTAGATGTTGCAACCAAACAATACACCTGTTTAATCATTGTCTGTTTGAGTGTCACTTGTAGAATGCTCCACGATTCAAGAGATATGATAGGCTGTTTATGAGCCAGGGAGGGAGCGAGCTTGGGGTTTGTTGAGGCAACGTTGTGTATGCTGGTTGTTTGTATTTAATGCATTTAAGAGAAATTATCAAACATTGGTATTGATGAAGTGTCTATCACGGTACATATCGCCACCGTTTTATCACCCAGGCCAAGTCCCGTTATGGATTTCCATTGAACCCTCTAACACAGCCATTTCCATGATTTCaccttgtgtgcttgtgtctggcAAGGCTGCTATTTGTTTTCGTTTAAAAATACCAGCTGTTCTGTTTTCTGCCTATCTGACCAGCATCCAACATAAAATCTAACCACCTCCAAACCTAACCACCTGATAAACGTTAAGCATAGAGCATTTGTCCTTGTATTAGGCCTATTACAAATGCAAAATGCActcaatacacaaacacatccaaatCAAACACACTGAACAAACGGGGCAATGAGTCCAGAAACATTTTGACAAAGAAATAATTGAATTGCAAATTTTAACAGGGGTTAGAAGTTGAAGAAACAATGCGTTACTACAGAAGAAGAATTGCTCAAAATGTGCATTTATTTTCAGGCAACTGGAGTTCTACAGCACACTCCGCACTTACCATTTTCTTAGCATTCTACTTCACAGTGTGAGGACAAAATGAAGGGTTGGAGCAGGAGGAAAGAAGTACAGTGTCAGACAGGGAAGGGAGGAAATAGCCAAGCTATGTTCCTATTCTTAGAACAACCCTGAACTTACCTTGATTTCTATATTTCCCACTTTAGCTGTGGAGCGGATAATGGGCCTGCCCACCAGTGCAGGGAAAATGTGCTCTGGGAAGTTGGACCCTGCATAACCACACTTCACAAACTATGATAGAGACAGTGTTGGAGATTAATATAGAGTCAGAGTGggaaaaacaaatatatttaaTTAAGTGTCATTACAGCTCTGTACAGGTTCGACAATTTATTATCAGTTTCGATATAGGGTTGGCTAATAGTCCACATAGCCTATCATTAATTTCACTTTAATTAATTTGACTTTGGCAAATGCATAAAAACTAAAATATGAGCAAATTATACTGTGTAATTTCTTTGAGGCTAGAGCCAGTTATCCAGGACTTGCCTCGTTATTGTCGTGTCACATTTATTCTGATTGCTGAAGCTTTGTCTATTCACAAACTGGgaaatataatataaataaatataaatataacaactctacaaaaaaatatttttgcgtAGTACAAATTCTATAAATTAAGCACACAAACTCTCAAGATCACACCACCAAAAATGTGTGTCTATAGACACAGATAGATACATAAGCTACGCTAGAACAGCTTCTGCCCACTCCaaaccatcaacacacacacacgcaacctcCAGATCACGTCTCTAGCAAACCGAGCATCACCATTGTTGCACCACCTTGGTTGAAGACGTGGAGCTAAGGTAATGGGATGCAGGTAGCCGGTACATCATTTCCTTTATAAGCTAATAATTTGCTAATATGCTTCGAGTGATTCGATTGCGACTCTGATCTAGCTTGAGCTAGTAGTTAGCTAGATGTATGCTGTACAAGCCTACTGGCTAGCCAACCTAACATAGCAAATTATACCTAAAATATTTGACAGCAAGAAAAAAAAGTGTACATTGTTTAGCATGGTGAGTTTGAAAATATTTGATTTGGTTCATTTAACTGAATCGTTTCAGTCGTAATTAACCCACCAACAGTGAACTAACTAGTAATGTAGCTACACAGAACCACTGCTGGCTAGCTGCATAACAGCTGAGCACGATCAACTTCCTGTTTCAGAGAAACGTTACCGTTATCTTATTCTGCATAGAACATTCATACAATTAGTCAATTTACAGCGCTTGTATACTTACCCCAGTTCCATTGTCACAAACCACCACTTTCCTCCCCTGGCTGTCCATTTTGCAAAATCAAGAAGGCAACAAACCTCCCTACCTCAACTTTCTTCAGCAAGGCGGAAGTCACCCCTTCCAATCCCTAAGAAGAACCGGCTGGGGAAAGGGTAGTTTTCCGCTCACGTCAACCTTGTAGGTGTGGCCAAACAAGTgtttgcacacacatacatttcagAGCAGATATGTTTATTAACGCGCTTTCTTCCAAATGGTGGGCTATCTCCCCTCTTGAATGGTTTCCTTGCAGATAGCAATACTTCTTAGATATTAATGTCATGCAGGTctgccaacttttcaaaaaccttggagtgagatttggtggggccaaccaaAATTATGCCGTGTCCAGATAAGGGGTAGGggttaggggtaagacagagtatggGATTCGGCCAGTCTTGCAATGGGTGCAACTACAACCTGCTTTAAGAAGTCCTGTCTTCAAATGTCATGTAAAACATCAGTTTTGTTGTTCAGTGACACAAATTAATACACATTGTTACTTAGCATCCAGAAGTTAAGATAATGTCCTGAAATATTGCACATTCTTCCGTCCATCCGccatctgccgcttgtccagGGGTAGGGTCgcaggggcagcaacctaagcagggaggcccagacttccctcttcccggccacttccaccagctcttcctgggggaccccgaggcgttcccaggccagccgagagaggccagccgagagacctagtccctccagcgtgtcctgggtcttccccagggcctcttcccagtgggacgtgccctgaacacctcaccagggaggcgtccaggaggcatcctgatcagatgcccgagccacctcaactggctcctctcgacgcggaggagcagcggttctattCTGAGCCCCTCCTGGATGactgagcttctcaccctatctgtaagggagagcccggacaccctgcggataaaactcatttcggccgcttgtattcgcgatctccttctttcggtcactacccacagttcgtgaccatagttGAGGGTAGGAACCCTCAAAGGTTGCACATTCTTGAAGTTGTTAAGTTATAATTTTGCGGGGGGTTCAACATATCTAGTAGATACAAATTGTATTGTAAACCCAGTATTGTGAGACGTATCGAATCGTGAGccgagtgtatcgttacacccttAGTAAGGACCCCAAAAATGCAGAGCACCACTGTGCATTCAAAAATATTTATTGTTACGACACCCCTTCCCTCATCCTCAATGCTATTAGTTAGTTATATAATGCTATTAGTTAGAAAAAAAGGGCATGAAGGATGTGTTGGACGTCCTGTCCAGAGTGACTTGGACAGTGTAGGGCAGAGTTGGAGTTGTGTCTTGAAGGTGGCAGGTCCAAAGCTCCTCGTTGACATTGATAACATGGCCATCCCGCCGTCCCTCTTATTCGTCAGAAATACCAAGGATGCCGATGACATTCTTGTGAACCTCCTGCAAGGTAAAAACAGACATGCATAGCAGAAATGTCATTTTTGAAACATTTGCACAGACCATTCAACATTCCTAATGGGCCTGGCAACAATGACTTACTATTGTGGTGTAAAAGGCACTATAGAAGGAGCCGGGTTTGCCCTGTCTTAGATGGCTGATGCAGACGTGGAGTCCCAGGGAGATGGGGAGTAATGCCTCTGCTCCCGCCACAGGACGAGGTCAGCTGACACACCGTCCTGCTCCAATGTAAGGGCACAGCCCCCAATGGCAGGACTGACCCACTTCCGTAGACTAAGCTaaatggggaagaggaggagagtaaggtGGCTAGCCATGCATTGCATGTGTCATACTGCTTGAGTGTTGGCGACTCCCTGTACTTACGGAGGTGACCAAGCCTTGGACAGTGCCATAGCCAGTTACACCATCTCTTAAGTGGTGCATTGTAAAGTGGGGGCTTAACAACTCCACTGCCTGCTTTTGTAAATCTGGCGCCACCACTTTTGGCACAGTTTTAAAAAACTGCGTCTCTCTCTTAATAGAAAGAACCGGGTCTTTCCCCCTGATGCTGTATGTGCCATACTGCCTAATATTGTAAGTATTCCCTGCGGATATCTTCTCCATGTTTTCCTCCACTAGTTTAAATTTAGATACAGTCGACCCATTAGACACTGCACAGGCCAGGTTAGACTTAAACAACTTTGCAGCCACTGCCTCTTCGTCCCATTCCATGACTTTGGTCCACTTT
This DNA window, taken from Osmerus eperlanus chromosome 6, fOsmEpe2.1, whole genome shotgun sequence, encodes the following:
- the LOC134022153 gene encoding actin-related protein 2-B; amino-acid sequence: MDSQGRKVVVCDNGTGFVKCGYAGSNFPEHIFPALVGRPIIRSTAKVGNIEIKDLMVGDEASELRSMLEVNYPMENGIVRNWDDMKHLWDYTFGPEKLNIDSRNCKILLTEPPMNPTKNREKIIEVMFETYQFTGVYIAIQAVLTLYAQGLLTGVVVDSGDGVTHICPVYEGFSLPHLTRRLDIAGRDITRYLIKLLLLRGYAFNHSADFETVRMMKENLCYVGYNIEQEQKLALETTVLVESYTLPDGRVIKVGGERFEAPEALFQPHLINVEGVGVAELLFNTIQAADIDTRSEFYKHIVLSGGSTMYPGLPSRLERELKQLYLERVLKGDVDKLSKFKIRIEDPPRRKHMVFLGGAVLADIMKDKDNFWLTREEYQEKGVRVLEKLGVTVR